One genomic window of Oncorhynchus kisutch isolate 150728-3 linkage group LG24, Okis_V2, whole genome shotgun sequence includes the following:
- the LOC109881164 gene encoding pancreatic progenitor cell differentiation and proliferation factor B — translation MAAINAGGSLVATNDYYRRRIGSTSSSSSCGSSEYSGEVIPHHPGLPKQDSGHWWSSFFFGKQNQPGMTTLTEEAKQKAAAMTVTNGQVTCVAREMVMKRQVSEGSKAGTSEPGSPPPS, via the exons ATGGCAGCGATCAACGCAGGCGGTTCTCTTGTTGCTACCAATGACTACTACCGAA GGCGCATCGGCTCCACCTCCAGCAGCAGCTCCTGTGGCAGTTCAGAGTACAGTGGGGAGGTCATTCCACACCATCCAG GTCTGCCCAAACAAGACTCTGGACATTGGTGGTCCAGCTTCTTCTTTGGGAAGCAGAACCAGCCAGGAATGACCACTCTGACGGAGGAGGCCAAGCAGAA gGCGGCGGCCATGACTGTGACCAACGGCCAGGTGACCTGCGTTGCCAGGGAGATGGTGATGAAGAGGCAGGTCAGCGAGGGCAGCAAAGCCGGGACGTCCGAGCCGGGGAGTCCACCCCCGTCCTGA